The following proteins are encoded in a genomic region of Amycolatopsis sulphurea:
- a CDS encoding MurR/RpiR family transcriptional regulator, which translates to MPTVSNFPTAVDAGSVVVAAPSEDLAGQPPARDADASPLVRIRSLLPGLARAEQRVAKVVLDDPASVARRSITEVALAASTSETTVTRFCKAVGVGGYPQLRIALAADTARTEARTTRNLGGEIGPGDDLASVIGKVSFADARAVEETAEQLDVAELQSVIDLVANAGRVDVYGVGASAFVAADLQQKLHRIGRVSFAWSDTHIMLTSAAVLQPGDVAIAVSHTGATTDSVEALRVARERGAVTVAVTNFPRSPITEVADHVLTTAARETTFRSGATASRIAQLTVIDCLFIGVAQRHMEASVSALDATRDAVGSHRLGVRPDGRRRPRETGK; encoded by the coding sequence ATGCCAACGGTTAGTAACTTTCCGACGGCGGTTGATGCCGGATCCGTAGTCGTCGCCGCACCGTCCGAGGACCTCGCAGGTCAGCCGCCTGCCCGGGACGCTGACGCGAGCCCGTTGGTCCGCATCCGCTCACTGCTGCCCGGGCTCGCCCGCGCAGAGCAGCGCGTCGCAAAGGTCGTGCTCGACGATCCGGCCTCGGTCGCCCGTCGCAGCATCACCGAAGTCGCCCTCGCCGCGAGCACCTCCGAAACCACCGTGACCCGCTTCTGCAAGGCCGTCGGCGTCGGCGGCTACCCGCAGCTGCGCATCGCGCTCGCCGCGGACACCGCACGCACCGAAGCGCGCACCACGCGCAACCTCGGCGGCGAGATCGGCCCGGGCGACGACCTGGCCTCCGTGATCGGCAAGGTCAGCTTCGCCGACGCGCGCGCCGTCGAGGAGACCGCGGAGCAGCTCGACGTGGCCGAACTGCAGAGCGTCATCGATCTCGTCGCGAACGCCGGGCGGGTGGACGTGTACGGGGTGGGCGCCAGCGCGTTCGTCGCCGCAGACCTGCAGCAGAAGCTGCACCGCATCGGACGCGTCAGCTTCGCGTGGTCGGACACGCACATCATGCTCACCTCGGCCGCGGTACTGCAGCCGGGCGACGTCGCCATCGCCGTCTCGCACACCGGCGCCACCACGGACTCCGTGGAGGCGCTGCGGGTGGCCCGCGAGCGCGGCGCGGTGACCGTGGCGGTCACCAACTTCCCGCGGTCCCCGATCACCGAGGTTGCCGACCACGTGCTGACCACGGCGGCCCGGGAGACCACCTTCCGCTCCGGCGCGACGGCGAGCCGGATCGCTCAGCTGACCGTGATCGACTGCCTGTTCATCGGGGTCGCGCAGCGGCACATGGAGGCGTCGGTCAGCGCACTCGACGCGACCAGGGACGCGGTCGGCTCGCACCGGCTCGGGGTCAGGCCCGACGGCCGCCGCCGTCCGCGGGAAACCGGTAAGTGA
- a CDS encoding sigma-70 family RNA polymerase sigma factor, with amino-acid sequence MQDENFWAAQFERHRGRLRAVAYRMLGSFTEADDAVQEAWLRVSSASGEDVRDAGSWLTTVVSRQCLNMLRARSTRREDPLDTRVPDPVVESGDGADPAEQEVLADSVGLALLVVLDALAPAERLAFVLHDMFAVPFDEIAPIVDRTPAGARQLASRARRRVQGLPLTGSPDRRQQRRMVEAWLAAARGGDFAALVELLHPDAVLRVDTGGAGSKLVRGPAEIAGQAVLFRAGGRLARLALVNGGPGIVAVQDGRARSVLAFTLRDGLIVEIDILADATRLSTLELSL; translated from the coding sequence GTGCAGGACGAGAATTTCTGGGCGGCACAGTTCGAACGGCACCGCGGCCGGTTGCGCGCGGTGGCCTACCGGATGCTCGGCTCGTTCACCGAGGCCGACGACGCGGTGCAGGAAGCCTGGCTGCGAGTCTCCAGCGCGTCCGGCGAGGACGTACGCGACGCCGGCAGCTGGCTGACCACGGTGGTGTCGCGGCAGTGCCTCAACATGCTGCGCGCGCGTTCGACGCGGCGGGAGGACCCGCTGGACACGCGGGTACCTGATCCGGTGGTGGAATCCGGCGACGGTGCCGATCCTGCCGAACAGGAGGTACTCGCCGATTCGGTGGGGCTGGCGCTGCTCGTGGTGCTCGACGCGCTCGCCCCCGCGGAACGGCTCGCCTTCGTGCTGCACGACATGTTCGCGGTGCCGTTCGACGAGATCGCGCCGATCGTGGACCGGACCCCTGCCGGGGCGCGGCAGCTGGCGAGCCGGGCCCGCCGCCGGGTGCAGGGCCTGCCGCTCACCGGCTCACCCGACCGGCGGCAGCAGCGCCGGATGGTGGAGGCCTGGCTCGCCGCCGCGCGAGGCGGGGATTTCGCCGCGCTGGTCGAGCTGCTGCACCCGGACGCAGTGCTGCGGGTCGACACGGGCGGCGCCGGGTCGAAGCTGGTCCGCGGTCCGGCCGAAATCGCCGGACAGGCCGTGCTGTTCCGGGCCGGCGGCAGGCTGGCCCGGCTCGCGCTGGTCAACGGCGGCCCCGGCATCGTGGCCGTGCAGGACGGCCGCGCCCGGTCGGTGCTGGCGTTCACCTTGCGCGACGGACTGATCGTGGAGATCGACATCCTCGCCGACGCCACCCGACTGTCCACATTGGAACTATCGCTTTAG
- a CDS encoding N-acetylmuramic acid 6-phosphate etherase → MMTVPCQAVHVDSPTEQRNPRTVDIDLMSTQAILGAINAEDRKVPDAVAAVLPRLALAVDYAVDALRGGGRVHYVGAGTSGRLATLDAAELVPTFNVPSDWFIAHHAGGAQALREAVENAEDDAEAGEAALAAAVRPGDFVLGLAASGRTPFVLGALAAASRAGARTGLISANPRTAKPMGVDVLIAVATGPEAIAGSTRMKAGTAQKMILTAFSTATMIKMGKTYSNLMVSMRATNAKLRGRTVRILQEATGMTMADCSDALTEAGGDLKVALVHLLSGSNVTHAAEALKASGGHVRKALASLHLRAG, encoded by the coding sequence ATGATGACCGTCCCGTGTCAAGCGGTGCACGTCGATTCGCCGACCGAGCAGCGCAACCCCCGCACGGTCGACATCGACCTGATGTCCACGCAAGCGATCCTCGGCGCGATCAACGCCGAGGATCGCAAGGTGCCGGACGCGGTGGCCGCAGTGCTCCCGCGGCTGGCTCTCGCGGTGGACTACGCGGTCGATGCGCTGCGCGGCGGCGGCCGGGTGCACTACGTCGGTGCGGGCACGTCGGGGCGGCTGGCCACGTTGGATGCGGCCGAGCTCGTGCCCACCTTCAACGTGCCGTCCGACTGGTTCATCGCGCATCACGCGGGCGGCGCGCAGGCGCTGCGCGAAGCCGTGGAGAACGCCGAGGACGACGCCGAAGCGGGCGAAGCGGCGTTGGCCGCAGCTGTCCGTCCTGGTGACTTCGTACTCGGGCTCGCCGCGTCGGGACGGACGCCGTTCGTGCTCGGTGCGCTGGCCGCAGCGAGCCGGGCTGGTGCGCGTACCGGCCTGATTTCGGCCAACCCTCGTACAGCCAAGCCGATGGGCGTCGATGTGCTGATCGCCGTCGCGACCGGACCGGAGGCCATCGCCGGCTCCACCCGGATGAAGGCGGGCACTGCGCAGAAGATGATCCTCACCGCGTTCTCCACCGCGACGATGATCAAGATGGGCAAGACGTACTCGAACCTGATGGTCAGCATGCGCGCGACGAACGCGAAGCTGCGCGGACGCACTGTACGCATCCTTCAGGAGGCCACGGGCATGACCATGGCCGACTGCTCGGACGCGCTCACCGAAGCCGGCGGCGACCTCAAGGTGGCACTCGTACACCTGCTGTCGGGCAGCAACGTCACCCACGCCGCCGAAGCGCTCAAAGCGTCCGGCGGGCACGTACGGAAGGCACTCGCTTCCCTGCACCTGCGCGCCGGCTGA
- a CDS encoding carboxymuconolactone decarboxylase family protein: MQARMNHPVQVHPAAMQALLALNKAAHASTLPETTHQLVHLRVSQINGCSVCVDMHAKELKESGQKDERIWAVGAWRESPYFTDAERAALALAECVTRIADRPDAVPDAVWDEAADNFDEKELSSLLLTIAGINVWNRLNGAIRQPVGSW; the protein is encoded by the coding sequence ATGCAGGCGCGGATGAATCACCCGGTCCAGGTACACCCGGCAGCGATGCAGGCGCTGCTGGCGCTGAACAAGGCGGCGCACGCGAGCACGCTGCCCGAGACCACCCACCAGCTGGTGCACCTGCGGGTGAGCCAGATCAACGGCTGCAGCGTCTGCGTGGACATGCACGCCAAGGAACTGAAGGAATCGGGCCAGAAGGACGAGCGGATCTGGGCGGTCGGCGCGTGGCGGGAATCGCCGTACTTCACCGACGCGGAGCGGGCCGCGCTGGCGCTGGCCGAATGCGTGACCCGGATCGCGGACCGGCCGGACGCGGTGCCGGACGCCGTCTGGGACGAGGCCGCGGACAACTTCGACGAGAAGGAGCTTTCGTCGCTGCTGCTGACCATCGCCGGGATCAACGTGTGGAACCGGTTGAACGGCGCGATCCGGCAGCCTGTCGGTTCGTGGTGA
- a CDS encoding TIGR03086 family metal-binding protein, which yields MPSRHILTVLDELADVIDATTPEQQELPTPCDGLDVRGLHQHLLGGVQYFTVALADPVGTERPNPRSCTGSDEPRVVAEAVRNLIATVRTAVADADETTKVNIVELAAGTASFDHVIGLLLAETLVHGWDLSRALDLPWQPEPAATELVRATLSAAIQPEYRGGEGMPFAPELPVSADASALERLLAFVGRPADWAPKS from the coding sequence ATGCCTTCGCGGCACATCTTGACCGTGCTGGACGAGCTGGCGGACGTAATCGACGCGACGACTCCGGAGCAGCAGGAACTCCCGACTCCGTGCGACGGGCTGGACGTGCGCGGGCTGCATCAGCACCTGCTCGGCGGAGTCCAGTACTTCACCGTCGCGCTGGCGGATCCGGTCGGCACCGAGCGGCCGAATCCGCGCAGCTGCACCGGTTCCGACGAACCCCGGGTCGTCGCCGAGGCGGTCCGGAACCTCATCGCCACCGTGCGGACCGCGGTGGCCGACGCCGACGAGACCACAAAGGTGAACATCGTCGAACTGGCGGCGGGCACGGCTTCGTTCGACCACGTCATCGGGCTCCTGCTCGCCGAAACGCTGGTGCATGGCTGGGATCTCTCCCGCGCCCTCGATCTGCCCTGGCAGCCCGAGCCGGCCGCGACGGAGCTGGTGCGCGCGACCCTCTCGGCCGCGATCCAGCCGGAGTACCGGGGCGGCGAAGGCATGCCGTTCGCGCCGGAGCTTCCGGTGAGCGCGGACGCTTCAGCGCTGGAGCGCCTGCTGGCTTTCGTCGGACGGCCGGCGGACTGGGCTCCGAAGAGCTGA